Proteins from a genomic interval of Bacteroidales bacterium:
- a CDS encoding T9SS type A sorting domain-containing protein produces MEKIEKDYRLIKRVIASSKLYIALIFFLMLLILPIYSSAQTTALADPGNMVSYRGDDYTSYYFLVTATNSGNVWGGCNTPFSYTDNSNIGTAIVHFWGLTLGEQWVVQVKVLPGLGSYVGCDNNGITSGTYGSWPGSFQLVNYWSPTLPAVTTNTPYNITETGAKVDCNVGGLGNGSSITNRGVCWNTSSSPTTSNSKTDDGIGTGDYTSTVLGLTSDTKYYIRAYAINNLGQIGYGAEYSFTTSSTKTPQTITFNILVDKTYGDLDFGLSATATSGLTVTFTSGNTSIATITGSQVSIVGVGLVTIYADQTGDAIYSAAPQVLQSFNVSKKQLSVIDAVASNKPYDGNFDALITGGSLTGVINSDDVSIEMPIVGTFSSKNKGVGISITPTVTLVGTQSWKYLVTQPTLSANITAKVLTVTGATAQNKVYDGNTSATIVGGTLSGIVNLEDVILATATTGTFVISNIGVGINVTPSMTITGTAIDNYTLTQPTLLANITAKVLTVTGATAQNKVYDGNTSATIVGGTLSGIVNMEDVILATATTGTFAISNIGVGINVTPSMTITGTAIGNYTLTQPTLLANITAKVLTVTGATAQNKVYDGNTSATIVGGTLSGIVNLEDVILATATTGTFATSNVGVGINVTPFMTITGTAIGNYTLTQPTLSASITAKILTVTGTTAQNKVYDGNTSATIVGGTLSGIVGSEDVSLAIATTGTFSSPNVGVGIGIASSMTITGTAIGNYALIQPTLLANITAKALTITGANAQNKVYDGNTNATIVGGTLSGIVGLEDVILATATTGSFASSNAGVGINVIPSMTITGTAIGNYTLTQPTLTANITPLSIQITANSGQSKKVGEQDPVFTYLITNGSLIGGDLISGALSRVTGETVGSYPILVGTLTAGSNYSISFISADFEITNNTGIENADFIVIKVYPNPVVDILNVQSAKSMKKILIYSTHGQEVLHKVFENINNVSINISSLQRGYYIIRVVTKENQFVSTKILKD; encoded by the coding sequence ATGGAGAAAATAGAAAAAGATTACAGACTTATTAAGCGAGTTATTGCTTCAAGTAAATTATACATAGCATTAATATTTTTCTTAATGCTATTAATTTTACCTATCTATTCCTCTGCACAAACAACAGCATTAGCCGATCCTGGAAATATGGTTAGCTACAGGGGAGATGATTATACTTCTTACTATTTTTTGGTTACAGCAACAAATAGTGGAAATGTTTGGGGAGGGTGCAACACCCCATTTTCTTATACTGACAATTCGAATATTGGAACTGCAATTGTGCATTTCTGGGGCTTGACTTTAGGCGAACAATGGGTTGTTCAGGTAAAAGTTTTACCGGGATTAGGCTCATACGTAGGGTGCGATAATAATGGAATTACATCAGGTACTTATGGTTCTTGGCCAGGGAGTTTTCAACTTGTTAATTACTGGAGTCCTACACTACCCGCTGTTACTACTAATACCCCTTATAATATAACAGAAACGGGAGCAAAAGTGGATTGCAATGTAGGTGGATTAGGTAATGGTAGTTCAATAACTAATCGCGGTGTTTGTTGGAATACTTCTAGCTCGCCTACAACTTCCAATAGTAAAACGGATGATGGAATAGGTACTGGAGATTATACTTCTACTGTTTTAGGGTTAACTTCTGATACTAAATATTACATAAGGGCATACGCTATTAATAATTTAGGACAAATAGGTTATGGTGCAGAATATTCCTTTACTACAAGTTCAACCAAAACTCCTCAAACAATTACATTTAATATTCTTGTTGACAAGACATATGGAGATTTAGATTTTGGATTATCTGCAACTGCGACTTCTGGATTAACGGTAACATTTACGAGTGGCAATACTTCAATAGCAACTATAACTGGTAGTCAGGTAAGTATAGTAGGTGTTGGACTAGTAACTATATATGCGGATCAAACAGGAGATGCAATTTATTCTGCTGCACCTCAGGTTTTACAATCATTTAATGTAAGTAAAAAGCAATTGTCCGTAATAGATGCAGTTGCATCTAATAAACCCTATGATGGAAATTTTGATGCTTTGATTACTGGAGGATCATTAACTGGTGTAATTAATTCTGATGATGTATCTATTGAAATGCCTATAGTTGGAACTTTTTCATCGAAAAATAAGGGTGTAGGAATTTCTATTACTCCAACTGTAACGCTTGTAGGAACACAATCATGGAAATATTTAGTTACACAACCTACTCTCTCTGCCAATATCACAGCCAAAGTTCTAACGGTAACAGGGGCAACCGCACAGAATAAGGTTTACGATGGAAACACAAGCGCAACAATTGTTGGCGGTACACTCAGTGGTATCGTTAACCTAGAGGATGTGATCCTTGCTACTGCAACAACAGGTACGTTTGTGATATCCAATATTGGTGTGGGAATAAACGTTACCCCATCCATGACAATTACAGGTACAGCCATCGACAACTACACGTTAACACAACCCACTCTCTTAGCAAATATCACAGCCAAAGTTCTAACGGTAACAGGGGCAACCGCACAGAATAAGGTTTACGATGGAAACACAAGCGCAACAATTGTTGGCGGTACACTCAGTGGTATCGTTAACATGGAGGATGTGATCCTTGCTACTGCAACAACAGGTACGTTTGCGATATCCAATATTGGTGTGGGAATAAACGTTACCCCATCCATGACAATTACAGGTACAGCCATCGGCAATTATACGTTAACACAACCCACTCTCTTAGCAAATATCACAGCCAAAGTTCTAACGGTAACAGGGGCAACTGCACAGAATAAGGTTTACGATGGAAACACAAGCGCAACAATTGTTGGCGGTACACTCAGCGGTATTGTTAACTTGGAGGATGTGATCCTTGCTACTGCAACAACAGGTACGTTTGCTACATCCAATGTTGGCGTGGGAATAAACGTTACCCCATTCATGACAATTACAGGTACAGCCATTGGTAACTACACGTTAACACAACCCACGCTCTCAGCAAGTATTACTGCTAAAATACTTACAGTTACTGGGACAACCGCACAGAATAAGGTTTACGATGGAAACACAAGCGCAACAATAGTTGGCGGTACACTCAGCGGTATTGTTGGCTCGGAGGATGTGAGCCTTGCCATTGCCACAACAGGTACATTCTCTTCCCCAAATGTTGGTGTGGGGATAGGCATCGCATCATCCATGACAATTACAGGTACAGCCATCGGCAACTATGCGTTAATACAACCAACACTTTTGGCGAATATCACTGCAAAAGCACTTACAATTACTGGAGCAAATGCCCAGAATAAGGTTTACGATGGAAACACAAATGCAACAATAGTTGGCGGTACACTTAGCGGTATTGTTGGCTTAGAGGATGTGATTCTTGCTACTGCAACAACAGGTTCTTTTGCCTCATCCAATGCTGGAGTTGGAATCAATGTTATCCCATCCATGACGATTACCGGGACCGCCATTGGTAACTATACATTGACACAACCTACACTAACAGCAAATATTACCCCATTATCAATTCAAATTACTGCAAATTCTGGTCAATCCAAGAAAGTGGGAGAGCAAGACCCAGTGTTTACATACCTGATAACTAACGGCAGTTTAATTGGGGGGGATCTTATTTCAGGTGCTTTATCACGTGTGACCGGAGAAACTGTAGGAAGTTATCCAATTTTAGTAGGGACGCTCACAGCAGGTTCTAATTATAGCATCTCATTTATTTCCGCTGATTTTGAAATAACTAATAATACAGGAATTGAAAATGCTGATTTTATCGTGATTAAGGTTTATCCTAACCCCGTAGTAGATATTCTTAATGTTCAGTCAGCGAAATCAATGAAGAAAATATTAATCTATAGCACCCATGGACAAGAGGTACTACATAAGGTTTTTGAAAATATCAATAATGTATCCATTAATATTTCAAGCCTTCAAAGGGGTTATTATATTATAAGAGTGGTTACTAAAGAGAATCAATTTGTTTCAACAAAAATTTTAAAAGATTAG
- a CDS encoding alkaline phosphatase family protein, whose amino-acid sequence MNKTLISILVFVGLVNTGFSQQRMSIPSEKPRLIVEIIVSQMRYDYIHRYWDKFGDGGFKLLVNEGAFCKNARYNYLLTQSYPGLATISTGANPMVHGIISNKWYRISSGDAIDAVADEKVNTVGGSFFSGKFSPKNIITSTFGDELNLYDPLSKVIGISLDPGSSILTTGHNPTGAFWFDAEKGNWVSSSFFMSTLPAWADTFNTKKFANLYADREWNASKPINTYDEADTNKIKAPEVKKKLIDKLKSMWDGVILKKNPTLTYSSLLETPYGNLLAKDFAIASIVGENLGADDHTDLLAVTFSANRNISYKYGPQSIEVEDTYIKLDKELAHFLQFVSQSVGRENILVVLTSDQGIASTPAYLEKSKIPGGYFDPKKAMALLGSYLKAIYGQGSWVTAYYEKQIYLNRRLIEDSNLKLADFQQKIADFMLEFSGVSNAITGSTLQSSNFTTGIFEKFQNSYNQRRSGDVIINLEPGWVESNGGITSGNSAYSYDVHVPLIWYGWKIKRRSILSPVNMTDISPTLSTLIGITWPNGATGNPIKELIE is encoded by the coding sequence ATGAATAAAACGTTAATTAGTATTTTAGTTTTTGTAGGGTTGGTAAATACTGGATTTTCTCAACAAAGAATGTCTATTCCCTCTGAGAAACCAAGATTGATAGTTGAAATAATTGTTAGCCAGATGCGATACGATTATATTCATCGTTATTGGGATAAATTTGGTGATGGAGGGTTTAAATTATTAGTGAACGAGGGTGCTTTTTGCAAAAATGCCAGATATAACTATTTGTTAACTCAATCATACCCTGGACTAGCAACAATATCAACTGGTGCAAATCCAATGGTTCATGGAATTATCTCAAACAAGTGGTATCGAATATCAAGTGGCGATGCAATTGATGCAGTTGCAGATGAAAAAGTTAACACTGTTGGTGGTAGTTTTTTTAGTGGAAAATTTTCACCCAAAAATATAATAACAAGCACATTTGGTGATGAACTGAATTTGTACGATCCATTATCAAAGGTTATTGGCATTTCTCTTGATCCGGGTTCCTCAATTCTGACTACTGGTCATAATCCAACTGGTGCATTTTGGTTTGATGCTGAAAAGGGGAATTGGGTGTCAAGTTCATTTTTTATGTCAACCTTGCCTGCTTGGGCAGACACCTTTAATACTAAAAAATTTGCAAATTTATATGCTGATAGAGAGTGGAATGCTTCAAAGCCAATAAATACCTACGATGAAGCCGATACAAATAAAATTAAAGCACCAGAGGTTAAAAAGAAGTTGATTGATAAGTTAAAATCGATGTGGGACGGGGTAATCCTTAAAAAAAACCCAACATTAACATATTCATCTCTGCTAGAGACACCTTATGGAAACCTACTTGCAAAAGATTTTGCCATTGCATCAATCGTGGGTGAGAATTTAGGCGCAGATGATCATACTGATTTGCTTGCTGTAACATTTTCCGCTAATCGAAACATTAGTTATAAGTATGGCCCCCAGTCCATTGAGGTTGAAGATACTTACATAAAACTCGATAAGGAACTTGCTCATTTTTTACAATTTGTATCCCAATCTGTTGGACGAGAGAATATTTTGGTTGTTCTAACATCCGATCAGGGAATTGCTTCAACTCCAGCATATCTTGAAAAATCGAAAATACCTGGGGGCTATTTTGATCCTAAAAAGGCGATGGCCTTACTCGGAAGTTACCTTAAAGCTATTTATGGGCAAGGGAGTTGGGTTACAGCATACTACGAAAAACAAATTTATCTAAATCGTCGCTTAATTGAGGATTCAAATTTGAAACTTGCCGATTTTCAACAAAAAATTGCAGATTTTATGCTTGAATTTTCTGGAGTTTCTAATGCCATAACCGGGAGTACACTTCAAAGTTCGAATTTTACAACAGGAATATTTGAAAAGTTTCAGAATAGCTATAATCAGCGCAGATCAGGTGATGTTATAATAAACCTTGAACCAGGTTGGGTTGAAAGTAATGGTGGCATTACATCTGGAAATTCAGCTTATAGCTATGATGTTCATGTTCCGCTTATTTGGTATGGGTGGAAGATTAAGCGTCGTTCAATACTCTCTCCTGTAAATATGACAGATATTTCTCCAACCCTATCAACTTTAATAGGTATTACTTGGCCAAATGGAGCTACTGGGAATCCGATTAAGGAGTTGATTGAATAA
- a CDS encoding T9SS type A sorting domain-containing protein: MKKLGIIVFVFFFFLSAKSQQNEFFFRFIESNKNTINTVITRIISIDRIRHDTVYAYANSDELKRFEKLGYKYILLPHPSTLNTKSISMATTIDQMANWDRYPTYEVYRTMMKKFEQDYPSICKLDSIGTTTNGHKLYVVKISNNVTVEEPEVEVFYTSTMHGDETTGYILMLRLIDYMLSRYSIDTQITSMLNSMVIYINPDANPDGTYMGGDNTVSGAIRYNANYVDINRNFPDPRLGDHPNGAWTPETQIMMNFASLRHFTVSANFHGGSEVVNYPWDTWISSSKIHPDNNWFINFSKLYADSVQANGSVGYFTDVNINGITNGGDWYVVAGGRQDYMNWWHHCKEVTIELSMAKTPSSNLLPNFWNYNKAALLGYLESATKGFNGIITNTSGNPVKAKVFISGHDADSSYIYSSQTTGFYARPIEPGTWQVTYSAPGYISQTQNVVVNDWEASVIKNITLIPEYTVTFSVNHLNSPVLNANVHFNGVDKLTSSSGLAIFTNIPEGTGYGYTISLSGYHTAIGQFNVTDNKTFNVDLVPDATTVYSVTFNVTHQSLPVANATIIFNGIEQQTPSNGTIVFANIPQGIGYNYTVSKTGYVTQSTQTDVSTNKTIDIDLSPITYSVIFTVKLLGVAIVDANVDFNGTIKQTGIDGTVSFPDIPNGNGYGYTVSKLGYKSVIGQVDLTSDKNIAIELLPLYNVIFNVSNQGLPVANATIDFNSLSQQTDISGSTSFSNVVYGMGYNYSVSLTGYHGITSQVDVLENKSINVELTPVGVLEIDASKNLLYSWPNPFNNNINFQFDLEKPSNINLSVYSMDGRKIAIIADGLYHEGLNTITWSGYSSSLNAGSYIVVLNVDKKTFSQIIVHIK; this comes from the coding sequence ATGAAAAAACTTGGTATTATAGTATTTGTATTCTTTTTTTTCTTATCAGCAAAGAGTCAACAAAATGAGTTCTTTTTTAGATTTATTGAATCCAATAAAAATACTATAAATACTGTTATTACTCGTATAATTTCTATTGATAGGATTCGCCATGATACTGTATACGCTTATGCAAATAGCGATGAGCTAAAAAGGTTTGAAAAGCTTGGCTACAAGTACATTCTTCTCCCACATCCATCTACCTTAAACACAAAGTCCATTAGTATGGCAACAACAATTGACCAGATGGCAAACTGGGATAGATATCCTACCTATGAGGTTTATCGTACGATGATGAAGAAGTTTGAGCAGGATTACCCATCTATTTGCAAACTTGATTCTATAGGAACAACTACCAACGGACATAAATTATATGTAGTTAAAATTTCAAATAATGTAACTGTTGAAGAACCAGAAGTTGAGGTTTTCTATACCAGCACCATGCATGGCGATGAGACAACAGGGTATATCTTGATGCTAAGATTAATCGATTATATGCTTTCTAGATATTCTATTGATACACAAATCACTTCGATGCTGAATAGCATGGTCATCTACATAAATCCAGATGCAAACCCTGATGGAACATACATGGGAGGAGACAACACTGTTTCGGGTGCAATAAGATACAATGCAAATTATGTGGATATTAACCGTAATTTTCCAGATCCAAGATTAGGTGATCATCCAAATGGAGCATGGACACCAGAAACCCAAATTATGATGAACTTTGCCTCCTTAAGGCACTTTACTGTCTCTGCGAATTTTCATGGTGGTTCGGAGGTGGTTAATTATCCTTGGGATACTTGGATTAGTTCATCGAAAATTCATCCAGACAATAACTGGTTTATCAATTTTTCAAAATTGTATGCAGATTCAGTTCAGGCTAATGGCTCCGTGGGCTATTTTACTGATGTAAATATTAATGGTATTACCAATGGTGGCGATTGGTATGTTGTTGCTGGAGGTCGGCAAGATTATATGAACTGGTGGCATCATTGTAAGGAGGTTACAATTGAATTGTCAATGGCAAAAACACCATCATCCAATTTGTTGCCAAACTTTTGGAACTATAATAAAGCAGCTCTGCTTGGGTATTTAGAATCGGCGACAAAAGGGTTTAATGGAATTATCACCAATACATCAGGAAACCCTGTTAAGGCTAAAGTATTTATTTCTGGACACGATGCAGACAGCTCTTATATATACTCTAGCCAAACAACTGGGTTTTATGCTCGGCCTATTGAACCAGGTACTTGGCAGGTTACGTATTCGGCTCCCGGGTATATTTCTCAAACACAAAATGTTGTAGTAAATGATTGGGAGGCCAGCGTTATAAAAAATATTACGTTAATCCCTGAGTATACAGTTACCTTTAGTGTGAATCACCTTAATTCACCAGTACTAAATGCGAATGTACATTTCAATGGTGTTGATAAACTTACTTCATCAAGTGGATTAGCCATATTTACAAATATCCCAGAGGGAACTGGTTATGGTTATACTATTAGTTTAAGCGGTTACCATACAGCTATCGGTCAGTTCAATGTTACTGATAATAAAACCTTCAATGTTGATTTAGTTCCTGATGCAACAACTGTGTATTCTGTAACTTTTAATGTGACACATCAATCTTTGCCAGTTGCCAACGCAACTATTATTTTTAATGGAATTGAACAACAGACTCCATCAAATGGAACTATCGTTTTTGCAAATATTCCACAAGGAATTGGCTATAATTATACCGTAAGTAAAACCGGATATGTTACGCAATCAACTCAAACCGATGTTTCTACCAATAAAACAATAGATATTGATTTGTCTCCAATTACATATTCTGTAATATTTACAGTTAAACTGTTGGGCGTCGCAATCGTTGATGCAAATGTTGATTTTAATGGAACGATAAAACAAACTGGTATAGATGGAACAGTATCGTTTCCTGATATTCCGAATGGTAATGGGTATGGTTATACTGTGAGCAAGTTAGGCTATAAATCAGTGATAGGACAGGTTGATTTAACAAGTGATAAAAATATTGCAATTGAACTACTACCCTTGTACAATGTAATATTCAATGTCAGTAACCAAGGACTCCCTGTTGCAAATGCCACTATTGATTTTAATAGTTTAAGTCAACAAACCGATATAAGTGGGTCGACATCTTTTAGTAATGTTGTTTATGGTATGGGATATAACTATTCGGTAAGTTTAACAGGCTATCACGGCATTACTAGTCAGGTTGATGTTTTGGAAAATAAAAGCATCAATGTTGAGTTAACACCTGTTGGTGTTTTAGAAATTGATGCTAGTAAAAACCTTCTTTACTCTTGGCCAAATCCTTTTAACAATAATATCAATTTTCAGTTTGACCTCGAAAAGCCTTCTAATATCAATCTTTCAGTCTACTCAATGGATGGTCGTAAAATTGCTATAATTGCAGATGGATTGTATCATGAGGGATTAAATACCATCACTTGGTCTGGATATTCAAGTAGTTTGAATGCAGGTAGCTACATTGTTGTTTTGAATGTAGATAAAAAAACATTTTCACAGATAATAGTGCATATAAAGTAA